The DNA segment GAACAAGGTAACACGATGGCACAAGACAACTTGCTGTTCCTGGGTTCTTAGCCTTTTCGTCAATTGGACTGGCAGCTGACCTCTGTTGCTGAAGTCCTTAGTCCAAAACTTTCTTTCACCATGTTGGTTGTCGCCTACAATTAATTACACTATTAGAATTCTGTCTTTTGAAGTTATTGGCtcatattaaaataagaaaatcctCTGAGAGTTAAAGTTCAGGTATATAATTAATACATTAGAGTGAATAAGTGTTTCAGGCTTTTCCGATGTGATATTCAGCTGAAAATAAGTTTGGAGAGAAGAAAGTAAAGAACGAGGTCTAGTATAGTAGGAAACTGCTTGGAGAGAACAGACACCTTTTTAGAACCCAGGGCAGAGGAAGCGTGATGGCACGAGATGCTTGCCAAGGAGATGAGGCACAGGAAAATCGGCTTGTAAGCCCTCCACAATGCATTTGGAATAGTCACCATTTTATCTGTTTAGTTGCATGAGACTCAGCAGTCAACCAGATTTTAGTTGTGCATTAGATATAAATTCTCAAAGAACTAGGAATTTAACTATTATGCTTGTCAAAACTTAAGAGTAGCATGGATGTTATCTAATGGTATTCTTcaccttttttaaaaaccaacttTTAaagttgaagtacagttgatttacatcTAATGATAATTTTtagatatgtattttatattttgttttataatatactaggacaatttaaaattaaaaagcaagttGCTGTGTAGAATATGTATAAACTACAGTCAAtagttattctttcttctcaatGTACTGAATAGATGAAAATTTTCCGGACACCTGAATAGAAAACACAAGACTGAGCTCATTTAAGACAGGGAATACTTTATTCAAACCCATCAGAGAAATGGATAGCTTGGGTCTGTAACAAAGCATCATGTTTTAAAGCATAGGTCAGTAATTGTATATGAGCGTATACACTGCAACATACAAATTAACTGATCAGACCACAACTTTTCAATGTTTGAAACAGAATAAGCTTCCCTGTAAAAGCAGCACCTTTGTGACATTTTAACTTTAGTAttcctctccttcttcctctccttctccttccacAGAATCCACACCAACCTCCTCAtaatccttctcaagggcagccaTGTCCTCACGGGCCTCAGAAAACTCTCCTTCCTCCATGCCCTCACCCACGTACCAGTGAACAAAGGCACGCTTGGCATACATCAGGTCAAACTTGTGGTCCAGGCGAGCCCAGGCCTCAGCAATGGCTGTGGTGttgcttagcatgcacacagctcGCTGTACTTTGGCCAGGTCTCCACCAGGTACCACAGTGGGAGGCTGGTAGTTAATGCCAACCTTGAAGCCAGTGGGGCACCAGTCTACAAACTGGATGGTACGCTTGGTCTTGATGGTGGCAATGGCAGCATTGACATCTTTGGGAACCACGTCACCACGGTACAACAGGCAGCAGGCCATGTATTTCCCATGGCGAGGGTCACATTTCACCATCTGGTTGGCTGGCTCAAAGCAAGCATTGGTGATCTCTGCTACAGAAAGCTGTTCATGGTAGGCTTTCTCAGCagagatgacaggggcgtatgtgGCCAGAGGGAAGTGGATGCGGGGATAGGGTACCAGGTTGGTCTGGAACTCTGTCAGATCCACATTCAGGGCGCCATCAAACCTCAGGGAAGCAGTGATGGAGGACACAATTTGACCTATCAACCTATTCAGGTTAGTATATGTCGGGCGCTCAATGTCGAGGTTTCTACGACAGATGTCATAGATGGCCTCATTGTCTACCATGAAGGCACAATCAGAGTGCTCCAGGGTGGTGTGAGTGGTGAGGATGGAGTTGTAGGGCTCAACGACAGCTGTGGAAACCTGGGGGGCTGGGTAAATGGAGAACTCCAGCTTGGACTTCTTGCCATAATCGACTGAGAGACGTTCCATCAGCAGGGAGGTGAACCCAGAACCAGTTCCCCCACCAAAGCTGTGGAAAACCAGGAAGCCTTGAAGACCTGTGCACTGGTCAGCCTGTTAAAAGAGGAATAGAAAAAACATAGTTATTGCTCTTTGTGATGTCATCATAGTAaagattttcacttttcacattaatTCCAAAGAATGAGATTGCATTTTgacagaaacttttaaaatgtagaccTTCCTTAAATTACTCagcatttctttattaaaaatatcttcatgaatatttatcaaatgaCATCAAATAGTACATATTTtaattgaactttaaaaaaaactataaaggAATAATTAACCTCACTCTTTATTgcatttcagttgtttttttttttttaaaaaaaaagcatatttcaaATATCTCTCTTTGGTTCATTAATTTACTTTATTCTTGAGACTACACATACCAGTTTCCGAATTCGGTCCAAGACGAGGTCAATGATCTCCTTGCCAATGGTGTAGTGACCTCGGGCATAGTTATTGGCGGCATCTTCTTTGCCTGTGATGAGCTGTTCAGGGTGGAAGAGCTGGCGGTAGGTGCCAGTGCGAACCtcatctggaaaaggaaaatgaagcagcCACCCATCATTAACAACCCACCCAAGTCTGCTCCACCCCAGGCTATCAGTGGAGCCCACAGGACACACCTCCTGTCCCAGACCCCCAGGATTCTCACTGAAGCTACTGAGGTCAACTCACCAATGACTGTGGGTTCCAGGTCTACAAACACTGCCCTGGGCACATGCTTGCCAGCCCCTGTCTCACTGAAGAAGGTGTTGAAGGAGTCATCTCCTCCCCCAATAGTCTTGTCACTTGGCATCTGGCCATCGGGCTGAATGCCGTGTTCCAGGCAGTAGAGCTCCCAGCAGGCATTGCCGATCTGGACACCAGCCTGGCCAACGTGGATGGAGATGCACTCACGCtgtgggaaggaaaagagaaaaattgtcAAATTAGTTATATTAGCATTTTCAATTTTCAATAAATTTCCAAACAATTTCTAGTAATATACAAGTATTCTTCAAATTTATTTAAGGTCATATCCCTAACATAATAGAAACAGTTAAAGAAAAGCACTTGCTACAAATGCTGCAGATGGGTGTGGTCTGAATAATAAGGCTGCACAGTTAAGCACATGGTGCAAGCCAATTGTTCCAACAGCCATACTTTAATATaagatttttcatatttaaaaaatagtcaagcacaaaatttttgtaaaatgaagTAAATTCAATCACTAGTTAATTGGAATCATTGTTACTGCCTCCTTCACCTTTAAAGATGAACATTTTTTCTGATAGGACTTGGTATTTCTATATGGACATCTGTACTGCAGATGAGGCTAGAAGCCACACCCTTCTGCAGTCTATCTGCAGAATCCATCAGTATTAGGGGATAGAAGCTAAACAAGGACTGTCTCTTGCATCGCTGCATTTGCTGTGCCTGGTGCCAGCCTGTACTGTCTGCTACATTATTTAACAGAGCAAGCTCTATTTCCAGCAACTGCCTACATGATCTCATTGTGCTATCTGCCAGTTTTCCTCTTCTGACCCAGCCTGGGACCATATGCCTAAATTGAAATGAATTAAAGAAGATGCACTAGAACAAAAGACAGCTACACAAGAGTGTAAGTCTTCTTTGTCTGCagcattttcattatttaaaaaagttttcCCAGAGTCTTCTCCACTGCAAAAAACTGAAAAGTTATTAGTATCTTTAAAACAACAGTTcctaaactagaaataaatagaaCATGAAAAGCTACCAAGCTTAAAGCCCAGTGaaagaataatgaaatatttatataaaacaacaaaataatgttttcattCTGAAATTTCGTACCCACCACAGAATACTCATACTCATTACATTCAGTAGAGAGTGTCCCCTCCGTAGCCTTTACGGTTACAACTTCCTTTGTCTGTCCATTGTCTAATCACTGACAaacgggggcggggcggggcggggagcgggGAAGGGCGTTTCCCTGGGTCCTCCGCATTAGAGCAACCTGGCTCACAAAATCGGCTTTTTCTCTCGCTGAACGTGCGAtcaagacagacacacacaggagtCAGCCAGGTCGGGGCGGCCCCAGACCAGATATTAAAGGGCTTGTCATGTGAATTGTGACTTCGctcctcaaggaaaaaaaaaaaatctaagttttgACAGTGAATGAAAAACCTTTTACCGCCTACGGTTCTGCAAAGATGAAAGGCTTGTTAAAAGTCTTTCTGACAGAGGAGGCTTGGTGAGGACGAACCCCGCCTAGCGGCTCCAAGGccagagaagcagaaacaaacaACTCCGCCCCTGCGCCGCCTCGACGCCGGCCGCCACAGAAACTAACCATTTTCCCTGTTAATACATGGGTGTCTTTCTAAAACACCAACGAACTGGCGAGGGatccttttttttaatactaaccCCAGGCTCCGCTTtgtccctttccttctctcccctagTCTTCTTCCCAGCTACACCCACCGACCCCCGTCTTTTCGGTCGACTACGCCTCTCCCTGTCCCCGGGGAACAACGCGAGGAAGGGCCTCTCCGAGTCACACGACTATCGTGCGCAGACGGGGGCCGAGCAGGCGACGCCAAGACCGCCCTGCCTGCTCCAGCCCCTTTCATGACCGACAGATGGGCTGCTGCATGCGGCTGCCAGGGGCTCGGATAACAAAACCTCCCTAGGCGCCGCCTTTGTTCCCCCTCACGGCTCAGCCGCGCCCTGGACTCAGTCGTGGCGGGGCTCCTGCACCCCGCACTGCGGCGGGGAGCCCGGCCGCAGACAAAGCTAAACCTCGCAAATAAAGTGTCAAGCTACTCTTACGCAAAAGAGTTGTAAAGGACAAAGGTTTTAAGATTTTCCAAGGAGACCCTGGGGAGGCTGATCCCACCCAGCGTCACAAAGAGCCGGAGGAGACACTCTTACCATAGTTGCTGTTTTGCGGCTGCCGAGCAGATGGcggagaggaggagaagaggttGTTACTTCTTACAGCGCGACTCTTAGGCGGTCGATGTAAGAGAACCTGCGGCACATGGGCGTCTGCGGCTCCCTATATACAACTCGGTCACCATGGGGATGGGCTGGGGCCTTTTCCTGTTGGTCCAGACCCCTCAATCTGCCCAGAGGAGCCACGACAGAAGAGTGGTGATTGGTGCATGCGACATGGGATGAGGTAATCTCTCCCCCACCCTTTTCCCCTAGCATCCATAGACTGCTTGCATCCTTCAGACAAAGAGACCGAGCAAAAACAGTCAGCCGAGCATCCATTACGGGGTGGGgttgggaaggggtggggggagggagagaaagagaactgGAGTTGGGTGATTTTATATTGTTTAAACCTCAAACTGCAGTTAAAATCATCAATGTAAAGATTTTCCTCCCAACATTTAATCGCAGAATTtgagatgaaatattttaatggaaaattactTTCAGCTTCTCCCTCAAAGTGTACTAAACCCACATTCTGTGAAGATTCAGTATCtctaatgctttaaaaataaagtagaagaGAAGATGGGAATGATGCTTAAAATGGCTtgggtaaatgtgtgtgtgtgtgtgttttaattaaaaaattattcaataaCCATCCAAAATGGTTTCTTAGgttcaagtaattttttttcagacCTTCTTTTGCCACCCTCTCCCTAAAAGCTAAACAAAAACAGTAGATGAAAAGAACAATCATACTAACTATGGAAGCACACAAGTAGTTCTAACATGAAGATAATTCAGATATAATGAACATACCATACTTACTCTACTAGAAATATTCCAGAAGtctatgttaatatattttatgttgtgTATTGTTCCTTAAAATGAATCATCTTTTCTAATATAGAATTGAGAAAATACAAGGAGAGAGAATTATGTTTAGATGCTAGTACTACCTGTGCATGCAGTTATATTCTGCATTGTTCTCTcttctggaaagagaaaaattactGGGACACCACATTAGAAAGGAAGAGAGTTGTATAGTGTAAAAAAGAAGACCATTTTGTAATATTGTCTCCTCCCGTGGACAGCTATGTAGATGTCACCTCaataactgcattttttttttaaatgtaaatcttaTGTGAATTCAGTAAATTCTCCTCCTCTAAGATTGGGCTTCTAACTGTGGGAATTGTAGCCAGCCTCATACAGCTGCTATTCAATTAGAGACTCTGGTGGTTGCTCAATTGCCTCTTGGGACAAAAGGCTTTGCTTAAGGAAGTGGACTGCAGTAACATTCTTTTGCTACTCAGAAAGCTTCCATTATCAACAAAGATGTACAATGCAGAATATGACTCTGGACTGGGTACCATTTGACGTTGCTAATGAAATTTCAGAGGTAAAGAGGTTTGCTATGGCCCCC comes from the Bubalus kerabau isolate K-KA32 ecotype Philippines breed swamp buffalo chromosome 1, PCC_UOA_SB_1v2, whole genome shotgun sequence genome and includes:
- the LOC129653288 gene encoding tubulin alpha-1A chain, with amino-acid sequence MRECISIHVGQAGVQIGNACWELYCLEHGIQPDGQMPSDKTIGGGDDSFNTFFSETGAGKHVPRAVFVDLEPTVIDEVRTGTYRQLFHPEQLITGKEDAANNYARGHYTIGKEIIDLVLDRIRKLADQCTGLQGFLVFHSFGGGTGSGFTSLLMERLSVDYGKKSKLEFSIYPAPQVSTAVVEPYNSILTTHTTLEHSDCAFMVDNEAIYDICRRNLDIERPTYTNLNRLIGQIVSSITASLRFDGALNVDLTEFQTNLVPYPRIHFPLATYAPVISAEKAYHEQLSVAEITNACFEPANQMVKCDPRHGKYMACCLLYRGDVVPKDVNAAIATIKTKRTIQFVDWCPTGFKVGINYQPPTVVPGGDLAKVQRAVCMLSNTTAIAEAWARLDHKFDLMYAKRAFVHWYVGEGMEEGEFSEAREDMAALEKDYEEVGVDSVEGEGEEEGEEY